One genomic window of Solanum dulcamara chromosome 10, daSolDulc1.2, whole genome shotgun sequence includes the following:
- the LOC129871655 gene encoding delta(12)-fatty-acid desaturase FAD2-like, translating to MGAGGRMSTPYEGNKSQSDILQRVPHSKPPFTVGEIKEAIPPHCFKRSVLHSLSYVFYDLIISFLLYYVATNYFHLLTYNLSYIAWPLYWIYQGCNLTGLWVIAHECGHHAFSDYQWLDDTVGLVLHSALLVPYFSWKYSHRRHHSNTGSLDRDEVFVPKLKSSMKWFSTYLNNPPRRILVLVVQLTLGWPLYLMLNVSGRPYDRFACHFDPNSPIYTDRERLQIFVSDAGIFAVLYGLYCFVAAKGLVWVACVYGCPLLIVNGFLVLITYLQHTHPSLPHYDTLEWDWLRGALATVDRDYGILNKVFHNITDTHVAHHLFSTMPHYHAMEATKAIKQILGDYYQFDGTSIWKSMYREAKECVYVEPDEGDQNKGVFWYKNKLH from the coding sequence ATGGGTGCAGGAGGTCGAATGTCCACTCCTTATGAGGGAAACAAATCTCAATCTGATATCCTCCAAAGAGTTCCCCATTCTAAACCACCCTTCACAGTGGGTGAGATCAAGGAAGCCATCCCACCCCATTGTTTCAAGCGATCTGTCCTACACTCTTTGTCTTACGTTTTTTATGACCTCATAATATCCTTTCTTCTCTATTATGTTGCAACCAACTATTTCCATCTTCTAACTTACAACCTCTCCTACATAGCCTGGCCACTTTACTGGATCTACCAAGGCTGTAATCTAACAGGACTTTGGGTCATAGCACATGAATGTGGTCACCATGCCTTCAGTGACTATCAATGGCTTGATGACACTGTTGGCCTTGTTCTACACTCGGCTCTCCTTGTTCCCTATTTCTCATGGAAATATAGTCATCGTCGCCACCATTCCAATACAGGTTCATTGGATCGTGATGAAGTATTTGTACCAAAGTTGAAGTCGAGTATGAAATGGTTCTCCACTTATCTCAACAATCCACCAAGAAGAATCCTTGTACTTGTTGTCCAGCTCACTCTAGGCTGGCCTCTATACCTCATGCTTAATGTTTCAGGGCGACCCTATGACCGGTTTGCTTGCCACTTTGATCCCAATAGCCCTATCTACACAGATCGTGAGCGCCTTCAGATCTTTGTATCTGATGCTGGTATATTTGCTGTACTCTATGGACTTTACTGTTTTGTGGCAGCAAAAGGGCTTGTGTGGGTTGCCTGTGTTTATGGATGTCCATTACTCATTGTGAACGGATTCCTCGTATTGATCACATATTTGCAGCACACACACCCTTCATTGCCTCATTATGACACCTTAGAATGGGACTGGTTGAGGGGTGCTCTTGCAACAGTTGACAGAGACTACGGAATTCTCAACAAGGTATTCCATAACATCACAGATACTCATGTCGCACACCATCTGTTCTCGACCATGCCACACTATCACGCAATGGAAGCCACAAAGGCTATAAAACAAATATTAGGTGACTATTATCAATTTGATGGGACATCGATTTGGAAGTCCATGTATAGAGAAGCAAAAGAGTGTGTTTACGTTGAGCCAGATGAAGGTGACCAGAACAAGGGTGTCTTTTGGTATAAAAACAAGCTTCATTAG